ATCCCGGCGCGTACGTGCTTCCCGGCCCCGTGAACAACCCCGACTCGCGCTCCATCGCCATCGAGTTCATCGGCGACGACGACCCGCAGGCCGCCAAGGACCTGTTCTGGGACGCCACCGCCATCGAGGCGCTCCCGGACGAGAACGACGACGGCCAGCAGGACGAGTTCGACGACGCCGTCGTCTGCACCGAGGATATCCTCGTGAACGTGGGCGGCGCCGAGGACGGCCTCAGCTCCGACCGCCGGACCGAGAGCTCGGTCGGCGAACCGCTGATCAGCCTCGACGACGTGAAGCCGGGTGACTTCGGCGAAGTCACGTTCAGCTACCACCTGTGTGACAACCCCGGCTACGTCTGGATGAACGGCGAACTCGTCAGCGCGGCCGAGAACGGTCACACCGAACCCGAGGCGAGCGACCCCCAGACCGGTGGCCCGTCCGACGAAGTGAGCGGCCCGATGGACCTCTCCACGAGTCAGGTCGAACTCCTCGACGAACTGCGCGTGCGTATGTGGTACGACCCCGACTGCAACAATCAGATCACCGAGAGCAGCGAGGACCTCGACATCATGATCGTCGTCGACGCGTCGGGCTCCATCAACGGCAACAGCGGAACCGAGGGCACCGAGGCGTACAACCTCGTCCAGGGTGTCAACGCGTTCATCGGTGCGCTGCCCACCAACGGCAGCGTGCAAGTCGGCTCGCTCCTCTTCGGCGAGAACAACGACATCACCCGCTTCCAGGGCCTCTCCAGTCCGAGTGGCTTCGGCGTCAGCTACCCCAACTCCGGCCGCGGCAACACGCCCTTGCCCCCGGCGCTCGACATCGCCGAGCAGGAACTGTTCAACGGTAGCAACGCCCGTCCGGGCGCGCAGAAGGCGATTGCCGTGTTCACCGACGGCGGTCCGAACTACGAGTCCGGCGTCGAATACTCGGGCGGCGGCTACACGGCCCCGCGCGGTGCCACCGGCTACTCGAACGACCCCGGCGCAACCGGCTACGAGGGCGGCACCGCAGACAGCAGCGTCGATGTCAACGAACTCGACGAAACCGCCAACGTGGCGGACGAAGTGCGCAACTCCGGCACCCCGGTCCGCGTCGCCGTCGTGAACGTCGGTGACAACCCAACGGAGGCGCTGACCGGCCCCGCCATCACCCAGTACACGGATCTGCCGACGTACTTGGAAGACGAGATCGCGTCGACGAACTTCTACTTCGACATCGACCTCGGCAACCTGACTGCGGCTGCGGACAGTCTCGTCGCCAGCGTCGTCGTCGGCGAAGAAGTGTTCTTTACGAGCGGGACGCTCCGCGAGGCGCTCGTCGCCCTCTCCGGCAACGAGGGTCGCGGCATCCCGCTCGACGGCGACCGCGGAACCGGCTTCGACGAACTCCACGGCGACGAGAACGATCCGCAGCGCGACTGCTTCACCGGCGGCGGCACGACCCACTGTGTCGGCCTGCAGTGGTGGCTCCCGGTCGACCACGCGAACCAGATTCAGGGAGACTCCGTCGCCTTCGACGTCGGGTTCTACACCGAACAGTGCCGCCACAACGACGGTACTGGGATGGTCCCGGAGGAGCAGGTCGAGGCGTAAACTCACCCCGATCTGAGCCACGCTCGGTAGCCGTCGACCCGCGGCTCCCGTTCGTCCTGAGACACTCCCCACGCGGAGCGCCCGGTACGGCGCGGCCGTTCGGTGGTT
This window of the Haloplanus rubicundus genome carries:
- a CDS encoding vWA domain-containing protein; translation: MTNDRQFSISRRKVLAGLGTIGVASAGAGLGTTAYFSDQETFQNNQLTAGTLDMLVDWEEHYYNGTIGGEFARLASPEDPGAYVLPGPVNNPDSRSIAIEFIGDDDPQAAKDLFWDATAIEALPDENDDGQQDEFDDAVVCTEDILVNVGGAEDGLSSDRRTESSVGEPLISLDDVKPGDFGEVTFSYHLCDNPGYVWMNGELVSAAENGHTEPEASDPQTGGPSDEVSGPMDLSTSQVELLDELRVRMWYDPDCNNQITESSEDLDIMIVVDASGSINGNSGTEGTEAYNLVQGVNAFIGALPTNGSVQVGSLLFGENNDITRFQGLSSPSGFGVSYPNSGRGNTPLPPALDIAEQELFNGSNARPGAQKAIAVFTDGGPNYESGVEYSGGGYTAPRGATGYSNDPGATGYEGGTADSSVDVNELDETANVADEVRNSGTPVRVAVVNVGDNPTEALTGPAITQYTDLPTYLEDEIASTNFYFDIDLGNLTAAADSLVASVVVGEEVFFTSGTLREALVALSGNEGRGIPLDGDRGTGFDELHGDENDPQRDCFTGGGTTHCVGLQWWLPVDHANQIQGDSVAFDVGFYTEQCRHNDGTGMVPEEQVEA